A genomic stretch from Neospora caninum Liverpool complete genome, chromosome III includes:
- a CDS encoding putative ribosomal protein L11, translating to MSVVGRFRLIVPAATAKPSPAIGQTLGPLGINMMQFCKEFNARTAKVRPEVPLQVTIVPLTDRSYKFSIRAPSNIWFLLRTARCPMGSESPGHQSVGNVTLKEIYHIAKCKSMDWPLIGMSLRGICRSLIGTARAAGIEISREILPAYHKRDYTDVQALESMRKDMRQRKKAAKRASAKK from the exons ATGTCGGTGGTTGGCCGATTCCGGCTGATCGTGCCAGCGGCGACTGCGAAGCCGTCGCCCGCCATCGGACAAACTCTGGGTCCCCTCG GCATCAACATGATGCAGTTTTGCAAAGAGTTCAACGCACGCACGGCGAAGGTTCGCCCCGAGGTGCCGCTTCAAGTCACCATCGTCCCCCTCACAGACAG ATCCTACAAATTCAGCATTCGCGCCCCCAGCAACATTTGGTTTCTGCTCCGAACTGCGAGGTGCCCGATGGGCAGTGAATCCCCAGGCCACCAAAGTGTCGGAAACGTCACCCTTAAAGAG ATTTATCACATCGCGAAGTGCAAGAGCATGGACTGGCCTTTGATCGGCATGTCGCTTCGGGGCATTTGCCGCTCTCTCATCGGCACGGCACGTGCCGCAGGCATCGAG ATAAGCCGAGAGATCTTGCCAGCCTACCACAAGCGCGACTACACAGATGTTCAGGCTCTCGAGAGCATGCGCAAAGACATGCGGCAACGGAAGAAAGCCGCCAAACGAGCGTCGGCGAAAAAATGA
- a CDS encoding ribosomal protein L2, related: protein MHLRDTSQKRLRGPVVQRSLRSQKNASKSGELPLSAVSVQVRGLSASYLPRAATHRNRVAMQLFETPRESTRSRATAAAREAAAAVAASSTVTAPFTLQKQQRLLSLLASSAEAAGASELYRVHGVAGFTRFLPSSSPRTSFLFRGRVLERLSCRRVNHLGRNHNGRITVRFRGAGHFRRIRFVDYKRGRKNIFGTVLRLEYDPNRSAHLALLQYDDGVLSYILATEATRPGDRLVASEHANISPGNCLPLRNIPVSTIVHNVELRPGAGGQLVRAGGCYATVVAKDKNFVTLKLTSTEVRRFSADCWATVGQVSNAAHAERIRGKAGVSYWLGERPRTRGKAMNPVDHPHGGGTGKKGLKRPPVSKWGILCKGYKTRAKKKPLGLIVRRKKANKLIKKFGELGA, encoded by the exons atgcatctgCGCGACACAAGTCAGAAGCGGCTGCGAGGCCCCGTTGTCCAGCGGTCGTTGCGGTCTCAGAAAAACGCTTCGAAAAGCGGCGAGTTG CCATTgtctgccgtctctgtccAAGTTCGCGGGCTCTCGGCGTCGTAccttcctcgcgccgccACGCACCGCAACCGCGTGGCGATGCAGCTGTTTGAGACGCCTCGGGAGTCCACGCGGTCGCGGGCGACAGCGGCTGCCCGCGAGGCGGCAGCCGCCGTGGCTGCGTCTTCGACGGTCACGGCCCCGTTCACGCTGCAAAAGCAacagcgtctcctctcgctgctcgcctcctctgcaGAGGCTGCAGGCGCTTCTGAGCTCTATCGCGTGCACGGGGTCGCCGGCTTCAcgcgtttcctgccttcgtcttcgccgcgcaCCTCGTTCCTGTTTCGCGGGCGAGTGCTCGAGCGGCTCTCGTGTCGGCGCGTGAACCACCTGGGGCGGAACCACAACGGGCGCATCACCGTTCGCTTTCGCGGCGCGGGTCACTTCCGCCGCATCCGGTTTGTGGACTACAAGCGCGGGAGGAAGAACATCTTTGGGACGGTCTTGCGTCTCGAGTACGATCCGAATCGCTCGGCTCACTTGGCTCTCCTGCAGTACGACGACGGCGTCTTGTCCTACATCCTGGCGACCGAGGCCACGCGCCCTGGAGACAGACTGGTCGCCTCCGAGCACGCAAACATCTCCCCTGGCAACTGCTTGCCGCTGAGGAACATCCCTGTGTCGACAATCGTCCATAACGTCGAGTTGCGGCCTGGGGCGGGCGGCCAGCTGGTGCGGGCGGGAGGCTGCTACGCCACGGTGGTGGCAAAAGACAAGAACTTTGTGACCTTGAAACTCACGTCCACGGAGGTCCGGCGCTTTTCCGCGGACTGCTGGGCGACCGTCGGGCAAGTGTCGAAcgcggcgcatgcggagCGGATTCGCGGAAAAGCTGGAGTCTCCTACTGGCTCGGCGAGCGGCCGCGAACCCGCGGAAAGGCCATGAACCCCGTGGACCACCCGCACGGAGGCGGCACCGGAAAAAAAGGTCTGAAACGCCCTCCCGTCTCCAAATGGGGCATCCTCTGCAAAGGCTACaagacgcgcgcgaagaagaaaccccTCGGACTGATCGTCCGCAGAAAGAAAGCCAACAAACTCATCAAGAAATTCGGAGAACTCGGCGCGTAG
- a CDS encoding protein phosphatase 2C, related produces MATIRAAAAPACGSATGALFRRSRSALGKGRVVPDTLQAAASLSFLATPLLATRRLPTLSSLSSLASLPALELGQSGAACNPRHRPGVRTPQLHAESQVPARPLWQLQVLAHLSSSPLRASAPLRRGFVSPASRLSASSLEPRHPARLTSAAGSSGRRGASVHGSSQTLQRRFISFDAHCVQIPHPSKREKGGEDAASCSDRFLVVADGVGGWESSGIDAGLYARELVHRLRLIFDECMRESKQQRGSLASSPSSPSSESSPPSPLSPTLSPQASCAESRARDGSGQSDPQGERTAEREATEAAESEDDAEPESAPDPVKLLKAAYLSTRAIGSSTCCLVLLDSLQRRVLAANLGDSGFLLYRPSEDRVVARSAFQCHDFNFPLQLGTGSSDMPEHAHVLDVPVVEGDILFLATDGVWDNLYDNQVLDVLRKQPDVRKAAEEIADLAFKHSQDPRWASPFSTKEREVLGLTRRHLGGKPDDISVVLASVVGKRRQTASSQERQ; encoded by the exons cttccgtcgctcGCGCTCGGCTCTCGGGAAAGGTAGGGTGGTGCCCGACACTTTGCAGGCAGcggcctcgctttcttttctcgccacgCCCCTTCTCGCGACTCGCAGACTGCCcaccctctcctcgctctcctctctcgcgtctctccccgcgcTCGAGCTGGGTCAGTCTGGGGCGGCGTGCAATCCAAGACACCGcccgggtgtacgtacaccacaactgcatgcagagagccaGGTGCCCGCCCGTCCCCTGTGGCAGCTGCAGGTTCTCGCCCacctctcgtcttcgcctctgcgtgcttctgcgcctcttcgtcgcgggTTTGTCTCCCccgcttctcgtctctccgcgtcttctctcgagccTCGACACCCGGCGCGGCTAACCTCGGCTGCAGGCAGTTCAGGCAGGCGGGGTGCGTCCGTGCACGGTTCCTCTCAGACGCTCCAGAGACGCTTCATCTCCTTCGACGCTCACTGCGTTCAAATTCCGCACCCGtccaagagagaaaaaggaggcgaagacgccgcctCGTGCTCTGACcg CTTCCTTGTTGTGGCCGACGGCGTGGGGGGTTGGGAAAGTTCAGGCATCGACGCGGGTCTCTACGCCCGGGAGTTGGTCCATCGCCTTCGTCTCATTTTCGatgagtgcatgcgcgagtCGAAACAACAACGAGGAAGCCTAGCCTCTAgcccgtcctcgccttcgtctgaatcctcgcctccgtctcctttgtctccgactctgtctcctcaagCATCTTGTGCAGAATCTCGTGCCCGGGACGGTTCGGGACAGTCTGATCCCcagggcgagagaacggccgaaagagaggcaacggAGGCAGctgagagcgaggacgacgcagagccgGAGAGCGCACCAGATCCTGTCAAACTGTTGAAAGCTGCTTACCTGTCGACGCGAGCGATCGGCTCCAGCACGtgctgtctcgttctcctcgaCTCGCTGCAGCGAAGAGTCCTGGCTGCGAATCTCGGCGACTCGGGTTTCCTCCTCTATCG ACCCAGTGAGGACCGTGTAGTGGCGCGATCTGCCTTTCAGTGTCACGACTTCAACTTCCCTCTCCAACTGGGAACAGGAAGTTCCGACATGCCTGAGCATGCGCATGTGCTT GACGTTCCCGTTGTCGAAGGCGAcattctcttcctcgccacagACG GCGTCTGGGACAACCTGTACGATAACCAGGTGCTCGACGTGTTGCGCAAACAACCTGACGTTAGA AAAGCGGCGGAGGAAATCGCAGACCTCGCCTTCAAGCATTCTCAGGACCC GCGCTGGGCGAGCCCATTCTCCACGAAGGAGCGCGAAGTTCTCGGTTTGACGCGGAGACATCTGGGAGGAAAACCTGACGACATCTcggtcgtcctcgcctcAGTCGTTGG gaagcgaaggcaaaCTGCCTCGTCCCAAGAAAGACAGTAG